From a region of the Mytilus galloprovincialis chromosome 3, xbMytGall1.hap1.1, whole genome shotgun sequence genome:
- the LOC143068758 gene encoding CD180 antigen-like — protein MIWLSIFKATILRFITKNMDEKLTELQTRCLVYCVLLVTWLQLTMIYAADCPVKECTCHDRNSPKDERIIDCRDKDLLSVPEIFSSDEIFKELTFSSENKRCRDIIPSTCSNRIIQIAKNTFVGLKVRKLDFSTNYVLLVPSDAFRGLETYLTELILEGDDRSSVPFSSLAQLSNLKSLTIEHYALINKGILSFPQRFPHLETLVLDTLQMQYIASRSVVGKFPKLKRLEILGNPDFTQFPLGALRLLTSLEQIRFIRNGISTFQQHAGNALKSLHNLTELDLSENRLNVLQFGCFNHIQQRLKYLDLHSNVLNGNRLWTLTEGTWPKLETLVLDKNPLGTSGIPRNLFKNMPNLKYLHLVKTQLIQIEHNDFIGLSNLHFLDLSGNKIMHIDSGTFIHTPNLKKLELCSLKRSNYKLNFTAETAQGLKNLQSINLQKIQLWPQSFWNSLRVMTGLNDIKLVDNGLSNIQDLAFQYNTQLTRLEISSNGLTEVTQAQIDGLGGSLKLLDLSSNFISLINKCVIEELPFLDTLKLKNNPLHCDCKLKALKEWTKVKQASNEYFEYSLNAECRTPKRLRNKSLTRLSENLLVCPNAIQQIQCHNFSTHTLVKTRYRIVKKGMALGNHIETMPQLHYIYLNQTQN, from the exons ATGATTTGGTTGTCAATTTTTAAAGCAACCATATTAAGATTTATTACGAAAAATATGGATGAAAAGTTAACTG AGCTTCAAACAAGATGCCTAGTATATTGCGTCTTATTGGTGACATGGCTACAACTGACTATGATATACGCTGCTGACTGTCCAGTGAAAGAGTGTACATGTCATGACCGGAATTCTCCCAAAGATGAGAGAATTATAGACTGTCGAGATAAAGACCTATTATCAGTTCCAGAGATCTTTTCTTCCGATGAAATATTCAAAGAACTGACATTCAGCAGTGAAAACAAAAGATGCAGGGACATTATCCCTTCAACATGCAGTAACAGAATTATTCAAATTGCCAAAAATACTTTTGTAGGACTTAAAGTGCGTAAACTTGACTTCAGTACAAATTACGTACTTTTAGTCCCTAGTGATGCATTCAGGGGACTGGAGACATACTTGACAGAACTTATCTTAGAAGGTGATGATAGAAGTAGTGTTCCCTTTTCTTCCCTAGCTCAGTTGAGTAACCTTAAGTCATTAACTATAGAACATTACGCTCTAATAAATAAAGGTATCCTTTCATTTCCACAACGCTTTCCACATCTGGAAACTCTTGTGCTAGATACACTTCAAATGCAGTATATAGCATCACGTTCCGTTGTGGGCAAATTTCCAAAATTGAAAAGATTAGAGATATTAGGGAATCCAGACTTTACACAATTCCCCCTTGGTGCTTTAAGACTTCTTACTTCCTTGGAACAAATCCGTTTCATAAGAAACGGCATTTCAACATTTCAACAACATGCAGGAAATGCACTGAAATCTCTTCATAATTTAACTGAACTGGATCTGTCGGAAAACAGGTTAAATGTACTACAATTTGGATGCTTTAATCACATACAACAACGATTAAAGTATCTAGATCTTCATTCCAATGTGTTAAATGGAAACAGATTGTGGACTCTGACAGAAGGTACCTGGCCAAAGCTAGAAACGTTAGTATTAGACAAAAATCCTCTAGGAACGAGTGGAATTCCAAGAAATCTATTCAAAAACATGCCTAATCTGAAATATCTCCATCTCGTGAAAACTCAGCTCATTCAAATAGAACATAATGACTTCATAGGATTGTCCAATCTTCATTTTCTTGATTTATCTGGTAACAAAATCATGCATATAGATTCTGGAACCTTCATCCATACACCAAATTTAAAGAAACTTGAACTATGTTCTCTAAAAAGATCAAATTATAAACTTAACTTTACTGCAGAAACTGCACAGGGACTTAAAAATTTGCAAAGtatcaatttacaaaaaattcaACTCTGGCCACAATCATTCTGGAATTCTTTGAGAGTCATGACTGGTTTAAATGACATAAAACTTGTAGATAATGGACTGTCAAATATTCAAGATTTAGCATTCCAGTATAATACACAGTTGACAAGACTAGAGATCAGTAGCAATGGTCTTACTGAAGTAACACAAGCTCAAATTGATGGCTTAGGTGGCAGTCTAAAATTACTAGATTTGTCTagtaattttatttctttaatcaataaatgtgttattGAAGAACTTCCATTCTTAGATAcattaaaactgaaaaataatcCTTTGCATTGTGACTGTAAACTTAAAGCACTGAAAGAATGGACAAAAGTTAAACAGGCTtctaatgaatattttgaatattctCTGAATGCTGAATGTAGAACTCCTAAAAGATTAAGGAACAAATCACTAACAAGATTGTCAGAAAACCTTCTTGTTTGTCCAAATGCTATACAACAGATTCAGTGCCACAATTTCAGTACACATACTTTGGTAAAAACCAGATATAGAATTGTTAAGAAAGGGATGGCTTTAGGAAATCACATTGAAACAATGCCACAACTTCACTATATCTATCTCAACCAGACACAGAATTAG
- the LOC143068757 gene encoding uncharacterized protein LOC143068757, translated as MGGYRIYITILVIWMQMTMVQGNCPIAECTCLDAQPPSNERIIDCREKGLLIVPTINATDEIFQELTLSNAPESNCRGSSPQAKCNRILHISSNTFAGLKVRKLDFSQNYLGSVANDSFSGLEQYLTELILEGDDVNRVPFYSLTTLTKLKSLTLERFTLDNNGISFFPQEFTDLETLVLHTLQMQFISQSSVTDKLRNLKRLEILDNPDFTSFPVSAIRQLTTLEHIRFVKNGISTFQYTANAFESLNKLIELDLSHNFISTLQSGCFDYLYDKLEYLGLHLNNLNGQSLATLKEKTWTKLQQLILDSNPINSIETTNLFKTMPHLANLNLQQTQLTRIGQNDFVGLSNLQFLHLSGNDITHIDPGTFNNTPSLKELYLDSVGKSDDKLSFSKDTAEGLQNLLRIDFKLSHIEPIAFWDSLKVMTNLQHIYLENNGLSNIPDLTFQYHTHMKSLEIANNGLTELTQAQIHGLGNTLTSLQLTGNNIALIDKCVIEELSMLENLYLDQNPMHCDCKLTKLYEWAKLQESSNSIFGHILRAVCSTPQNLNNRLLTKLSPSDLVCQPGTQPTQCQTFTTSTTSTTTPSTTTVPLPVISLSVGERNELYLSLSWNVLNADQLSKFFITHQQLGTSETNDPTEVDSNQRQWTLNLDYDKDYSICIKAKTTDNRVTVPDCKNSLGGIKTTFAPTASPSTGLGSGEIAAIGAGCALVLILIVVILFFLIRYQTRPKYKDTPPVHFTAFAARQTTFSKPKKPQANGDLIVSAISSGKTGEPSSPNSRHSAGSYQYLNENQMINIQPHLNNGKGASGTSPPGYYQITNNPKHAAPQGYLNDPRMKQRENQRYLKDSDLKENRNLRDSSSYKPRYDKTPGQLKGQAPQPHSYVNDHQGSPPSVYTNDIKDRPLPKPRTKHYENNNTAGFLNHGFDIDSPTHSPTDSPSDHYHEITPETEI; from the coding sequence ATGGGAGGATACAGAATATACATAACAATATTAGTGATATGGATGCAAATGACTATGGTACAAGGAAACTGTCCAATAGCTGAGTGTACTTGTCTTGATGCACAGCCTCCTTCTAATGAAAGGATAATAGATTGTCGTGAAAAAGGTTTATTAATTGTGCCCACCATAAATGCTACTGATGAAATATTTCAAGAGCTAACACTCAGCAATGCTCCTGAATCCAATTGCAGAGGATCTAGTCCACAAGCAAAATGTAACAGAATTCTACATATTTCAAGTAACACATTTGCTGGGCTGAAAGTAAGAAAACTTGACTTCAGTCAAAATTACCTAGGATCAGTAGCGAATGATTCATTTAGTGGGTTGGAACAATATCTGACGGAACTCATTTTAGAGGGTGATGATGTAAACCGTGTTCCATTCTATTCATTGACAACACTGACGAAACTTAAGTCATTGACACTTGAGCGTTTCACTCTAGATAATAATGGCATTTCTTTCTTTCCACAAGAATTTACAGATCTGGAAACATTAGTCTTACATACACTTCAGATGCAATTTATATCACAAAGTTCTGTTACAGACAAATTAAGGAATCTGAAGAGATTAGAGATACTTGATAATCCAGACTTTACATCATTTCCTGTTAGTGCTATACGACAACTTACAACATTAGAACATATtcgttttgtaaaaaatggtATTTCAACCTTTCAATATACTGCAAATGCTTTCGAATCACTTAATAAACTGATTGAATTGGATTTATCACACAATTTTATAAGTACCTTGCAATCTGGGTGTTTCGACTATTTATATGACAAATTGGAATATCTTGGTCTTCATCTAAATAACCTGAATGGACAAAGTTTGGCCACTCTAAAAGAGAAGACTTGGACAAAACTTCAACAATTAATATTGGACAGTAATCCAATTAATTCCATTGAAACTACAAATTTGTTCAAAACTATGCCACATCTGGCAaatttaaatttacaacaaaCCCAACTTACTCGAATTGGACAAAATGACTTTGTAGGCTTGTCAAACCTGCAATTTCTTCATTTATCTGGGAATGATATCACACATATTGATCCTGGAACCTTTAATAACACACCAAGTTTAAAGGAACTCTATTTAGATTCCGTTGGCAAATCAGATGATAAATTGAGCTTCTCCAAAGATACTGCAGAAGGACTTCAGAACTTGCTACGAATAGACTTTAAACTGTCTCACATAGAACCAATTGCATTCTGGGATTCATTGAAAGTAATGACTAATTTACAACACATATATCTAGAAAATAATGGACTTTCAAACATTCCAGACTTAACATTTCAATATCATACACACATGAAGAGTTTAGAGATAGCAAATAATGGATTAACTGAACTGACACAAGCTCAAATTCACGGTTTAGGAAACACTCTAACATCTCTTCAACTAACTGGGAATAATATAGCACTTATCGATAAATGTGTCATTGAAGAACTTTCCATGTTAGAGAATTTATACTTGGACCAGAATCCTATGCATTGTGACTGCAAACTGACAAAGTTATATGAGTGGGCAAAACTACAGGAAAGTAGTAATAGTATTTTTGGACATATTCTAAGAGCTGTCTGCAGTACTCCGCAAAATCTTAACAATCGACTTCTTACTAAATTATCACCCAGTGACCTTGTTTGTCAACCAGGTACGCAACCAACTCAGTGTCAAACTTTCACAACATCAACAACGAGTACAACCACGCCATCTACAACTACTGTTCCTTTACCAGTCATTTCTCTTTCAGTCGGTGAACGTAATGAACTTTATCTTTCATTATCTTGGAATGTTCTAAATGCAGATCAGTTGTCCAAATTTTTCATTACCCATCAACAGCTTGGAACTAGTGAAACAAATGACCCAACAGAGGTTGATTCAAACCAAAGACAATGGACACTGAATTTAGACTATGATAAAGACTATTCAATCTGCATCAAAGCAAAAACAACTGACAACAGAGTTACTGTTCCTGACTGTAAGAACTCATTAGGAGGTATTAAGACAACATTTGCACCAACTGCAAGTCCTTCCACAGGGTTAGGTTCTGGAGAAATTGCTGCGATTGGAGCGGGCTGTGCACTTGTCCTTATTCTCATCGTAGTGATCCTTTTCTTCCTAATAAGGTATCAAACACGCCCAAAATATAAAGACACACCTCCTGTTCACTTTACTGCATTTGCTGCAAGACAAACAACTTTCTCAAAACCAAAGAAACCTCAAGCAAATGGTGATCTTATAGTAAGTGCTATTTCGTCAGGCAAGACTGGTGAACCGTCCAGTCCGAACAGTCGCCATTCGGCAGGAAGTTATCAATATCTTAatgaaaatcaaatgattaatATACAACCCCATCTGAACAATGGTAAAGGAGCTAGTGGTACATCACCGCCAGGTTACTACCAGATAACTAACAACCCAAAACATGCTGCACCACAAGGATATCTAAATGACCCTCGTATGAAACAAAGAGAGAATCAAAGATATTTGAAAGATTCTGACTTAAAGGAAAACAGAAATTTGAGAGATTCATCATCCTATAAACCTCGATATGATAAAACACCAGGACAACTTAAGGGTCAAGCGCCACAGCCTCACTCTTACGTTAATGACCATCAAGGGTCACCACCAAGTGTTTATACTAACGACATTAAAGATAGGCCGCTTCCTAAACCAAGGACCaaacattatgaaaataataacacTGCCGGATTCTTAAATCATGGATTTGATATAGACAGTCCAACACACAGTCCAACAGACAGTCCGTCAGACCATTATCATGAAATTACTCCAGAAACTGAAATATGA